The sequence below is a genomic window from Acetivibrio clariflavus DSM 19732.
CGTTTTTAGAAGGTTTTGCGGATGGAGCGTCTACCGGAGTGCTTACAGGAGCGCTAACCGGAGCTGCATGTGCTGGACTAGGTGCTTTAGGTGCTACATTAGGGAAGAGTATACAATGTTTAAGTAAATTAGGAAAGGCAATATCGGTTACATCAAAGGTATCGGCAGCTATTTCCCTTGGAATGGATGGATTCGATTTATTAGCTTTGGGAATATCTTTATTTGATCCAACTAATCCGCTGGTTAAATTTAATCAACAGTTGCATTCCAGTGCACTATATAACGGATTCCAAATATTTGTTAATGCACTTGCAGTTTTTACAGCTGGAGCAGCATCTACGATGAAGTGTTTTGTTGCAGGAACAATGATATTAACTTTGGCTGGGTTAGTAGCAATAGAGAATATAAAGGTAGGCGACAAGGTAATTGCAACAAATCCGGAGACTTTTGAAGTAGCTGAGAAGACAGTGCTTAAAACTTACATCCGAGAGACAACAGAGCTTTTGCATTTGACAATCAACGGAGAGATAATCAAAACAACCTTTGAACATCCGTTTTATGTTAAAGATGTTGGTTTTGTTGAAGCTGGAAAACTACAAGTAGGGGATAAATTGCTTGATTCAAGAGGCAACATTTTAGTAGTGGAAGACAAAAACTTGAAATTACCGATGAAGCTGTAAAGGTTTACAACTTCCAAGTAGAGGATTTCCATACGTATCATGTTGGAGATAATAGCATATTGGTTCATAATGCAGGATCAAACTATAGTACAAGTAGAGTTCCTCATAGAACTAAGCCCCGAATAGAGGAAGGAAATTTGAATGAAGGATGGAAACATATAGATGCCAGACATGTAACTGGAAATCATCCTAAGGGATCAGGTGATTTATTTCCATCAGGCACAACAAGAAAGCAAATTGAAGATGCTGCACAAATAGTAGTTAAAAAAGGAACTCGAATTTCTGACCCGTCTAAAAGAATACAGACTTTTGAGAAAGTAATTAAGGTCAATGGACGCAGAGATTTAGTAAGAGTCATTGTTGATGCAGATGATTTTAATAGAGTTATTACTATTTTTCCAGTAAGAGGAGGCGGTTAAAATAATTAAGTTAATTTTCTCTTTTGATGAGCATGTAGAAAATCTTTCAGGATTTGATTTAGGACATATTGATATTATATTTGAATCAAGAATAATATCATCAAGAAATAGAATTCCTGATCAATCAATGATGTTGTTTATAACCGTTACAGATTTACTTGATGGTTATAGAAAGTTTTATGAGAGCGACAAAATTAAAGAATATACTTGTGTTGGAGCAGATTCTTCATTTAGTATTTCCTTTAAGAAGAAAAAAGGTGATACCGTAAGTATTGAGGTTGATAAGGAATTTTTATGTGAAATGGATAAGAATTCATTAGCAAAAATTATTTTTGAAGCAAGTAGTAATTTTGTAAGTAAATATATTGATAGAATACCAAAAGATGATCCTGTTGTAGAAGACATTATTAATTCTCTTTCCGATTTTGAAAAAATTTTATAGTACAATTAGATGCAGAGAACTATACATTAGGTGTAACAGAAAACATACTTATTGATTTGAATAATAAATATTATTAATTAAGAGATGGTGTCAGTATTAATGGGATCAGTGATAAAATTGATAATGTTCAAAAGAACTATGATACTCTATTAAAGAGATGGATGGAAAAGTTATATCATTACAAAGGTAGTTAATACAAGCTTACCTATATTGAAGATTTTAGAGCCTATATTATTGAATATGCTAATATCTTAAGAACAATGTATTTGAAGATGAATATACATATTCAATAGATTTAGGCCAAAATAAATTTATCGAAAAACTTAAGGCAGATTTACTTAAGTATTACTGCTAAAATCAAATTGATTCTATGATCAAAGGTCACAACTAGGTTGTTGTGGCCTTGTTATTATAAATTGAAAATGTAGATAGCGTAGACTGAGAAAGACATATATGTTATAAATATTTTAAATTATACTAATATTTTAGAATTTCTATTATTTCTATCTTAATTTTTTTACCTCATTAGAAAATTTAATATAGGAACAGAGTTATGAATCAAAAAGTAAAGATTTTTTGCTACTTGGTTTATTGATAGTTTACCTACTAGGCCGAATTTTAATAAAAGATGTTTATAGTTTAGTTCAGCGGATAAAGTTAAGTATGATAGACTTATAAATGGTAATGGAGAGTTGAATGACATATTTCATTTTTTTATATTGACATCTATATTACTATAAGAAAAACAAGACAGTATATTGAAGATGGCATAGAATATCTGTAATAGATAGAGGCATTTATATTTTTTATTGCGGGATGGTAACATGATTTATATAATAAATATAGGTATTGCAGTAAGGTGTCGAGTAAAATTTGCCTAAAGAGTAATTAAAGAGCAGTTTTCAGAGCTATGCTTCATGCAATTTAAACGGGTGAATTGCAAACTGGTGAGACATTTGACAATAGTTCGATTATAAAATCACCAGAACAAGGAGTGAGAAACATGAAGGAATATGATGATTTATATTGTAAAATATATGTAGATACAGACTTAGATATTGAACAGCTAAAGGATAAAATTACTTCGGTAGTTTCAGGAGAAAAGGTACTTTTTAGAACAATTGCCACAGCATTTGGAGAAATTGATGTAAATATAAATGAAGATTTCGATGAGAAAAAGAGAAATTTAGAATCAGATGGTTTTATTTATTCAAGATATTATTTAGATATTGAACCAATAGAAGGTATTGAACAACAGGAGTATATATCTCATATTGGAGAGTTGCTTAAGTCGCTGTGGAGTAGTGGCTTAAAATCTGTTGCAGCATGTGATTTTGAAGAAGAACTCCCTCAAAAAGGAGGATATGGTAGGTAAGTAATAAATGGAGGCTACATAGCTTTTTGCTGTTGTGGCCTTTATTATATTACAAGTAAGAAGAATGGAAAATTTTATTTACAGTGTTGCATCGCAGGATTTACACATATATAAAGTATGCTAAATATATTTGAAATTTAGAATAGCAAAGTTTTATGCGCTGGGAAATTAAAAAAGTAAGTAGGATTTAAGGTGTTTTTAAAACAAGAAATTTGGGATTTCAAAAGCGTAAGAAATATTGAGTAAGGCTACAAAGAGATATATTAATAGCAAATGTTATATAATGTCCAGATTTGGAGAAAAGATAGAATAATATATATTCTTAATAAAAATAGGTGCGCTATTATGGCACGAATAATATGTAAGTGTGGAGAAATTCTATCAAATACGCTTGCTCCTAATGATATTCAGCTAAGAGTATATACGGATAAAGAGTGGGATGATATTATAAATATGGGACAGATTGATTCATTAGATATACCTGAACCTAAGATTGATGTTTGGCGTTGTCCAAAATGTGAGAGACTTTACTTTTTTGAAGAAGATAATAAAGCAACAAGAATTTATAAACTCGAAGAATAATTTTTATTTCAAGATTAAAAATAGCCAAGATGAATGCTATCATATATAGAAATGAAATATTATTACCAGATTGCCAGAAAATGAATAAGGTGATATGATGCGCTCATATCAAAAGTTGTCTGTATAAATGGTGAGGTAACTGCTATTACCAATGAAAGGGTGATAATTATGATATTAGGTGATCCATACAAATTTTCAATCATTATAGATGCTGTAAATGAATGGAATGTAGATGACGCGTTCGATAATGGGATCTTAATATTTTGTATAGATGAAGATTTTTTCCCAAAGGAGACTATTACATCAACTCTAAAATCGGAGATTCATTATCTTAAGGAAAAGCTTAAAAATCTTACTATTAATGAAGAATTATACAATATGCAAAAAGATAAGGCATTTATTGAAATCTATAATATAACATTTCCTTATGATATAAATATTGATAATGACTACCGCTTTGATATATCTCCACAATCATTTGCTGATAATGATTGCTTTGTTTTTGCGGTAAGTAATGGTGAACAAGTAAGGATAATGGCTTCCAAGTTGGATTATATAGTAGAAGATTCTAGACATGATCTGAAAGGTATAAATGTAAGTGAAACTTTTATTGATATTAGTGAGATTAACAAGATAATATTGGAAATTGATAATTTTTGTGGATTTGGAATCAAATAATTTATTTGACATAATAGCAGTTAAAACATCGTGCTAATGTGAAAGTAAAATATGACTATTTTTAGGTAAATTCAGAGGCTACAAGAATAAAATCGTAAAATAATAGGATGTAAAATTTTTAAATTACTTTATATTTTTCAGTCTGTATTTTTGCTATAAGCGTAATATGTTACACATAAGAAAGGATAAATTTGTTAATACGCTTGTAGTTTTTTCAACTGAAGTAGCTGAGAATACAGTACTCAAAACTTACATACGAGAGACAATGGTAAGTATATTTGATAATAAATAGGTGACATAGACGGATTTTATGAGTAAGGCTACTATTAGAGCTAGGGTAGCTTTCTACTTAGCTATTGCACAGAAATCCTTTGAAGAATTATCAAAAGATGATAAAGGATATTTAAATACAAGTGAAGCATTGGACCAATGTTGGAGTTTGCTTGACTACATGACAGGCTTATCAAGTAATACCTGCAAAATTCAATAGCTTTGTGAATAAGGTGATAAAGGACTATAACGTCTTAAGTGATGAACAATTTTGGAAGAAATACAATTTAAAAGAAATTTGGTTTGAATTGGAAGAATATAAGCGACACAATAAAGATAGAAATATTGTATTTTTGCTTGTAGATAAAGAATTTATTTTTCAACTGGATTATAAAGAAGACTTGATGGATTATATAGAAAATATACATAATTATTGGCCAAGTCAGGAAATTAAGTTAGTAAGCTTTGAATTGGACAATGATCAGCAGTATTATGCTTATGTGCCGAAAAGTGCGATGATTAATTCACTGTATGAAGTAAAAGTAATGGAAGTGGAAAATGAGTAAGATAATTGAAAGATTATAGAATAATAAGATATAATGGGATTTATAAAGAACTTTGATATAAAAAGTCTTGCATTCAAAAAAATATCTGGAACAGCTTATGCAATTGTTATTGTCAATAAAAATTCCCCAAAAAGGGGAAAGAATTTTCCCCACTTTAAAAAAGATAAAAAAACTCTATGTAACAGAGAAAAAACTTTTTCAAGAATCCAGTTTACAACGAGCCTCCCCCATATGATTACATGCCAGTGAGACCAGCCCACCATACCCCGTAGGTATTTCTTTTAAGTAGGGCTGAGGGGTATGATAAACTGGCCTGCCTTAACAGGCTATCATATGGGACCCATCTCATTATAAACCGCACTTAAAAAACTTTTTTCACGCTTTTAGTATACTACATACCTAATTGTTTGGATAAAATAAATATGTTTTTGTCAAAGAACAGTAACTTGCTAATTTTATTCATTCTCTTGCACTTTTGTGGATATAGCTTTAAGGCTTTCCTTGCTTTGCTTCATTCGATAGCTTTCGCCTTTTATAACTACAAAGTGACAATGATGAATAAACCTATCTAATATTGCTGTTGCTAAAACTGGGTCGTAGAATATTCTACCCCACTCATCAAAAACTTTGTTTGAAGTTATTATTATAGAGCCTTTCTCATATCTTCTCGATACGATTTCATAAAAGTCATCTACGCTATTCTGATTAAGCTTTTTTAGTCCTAGTTCATCTAGTATAAGTAAATCTGGATTTGTGTAGTACTTCAGCCTTTGACTAAAAGAATTGTCGGCTCTCGATAAATATAAGTCTTCAAGCATATGGTTTATTGTTGTAAATAATACATTGTATCCTTGAGATATAGCTTTTACTCCAAGTGCTATACCTAAATGAGTTTTTCCAGTACCTGGCGGTCCTATGAAGGCTACATTTTCTTTCTTGCGGACAAATTCACAGGTTGCCAAATTGTATATAAATCTTTTATTAATAGAGGGCTGTTGATTAAACTGATATTCCTCTAGTGTCTTTATTTGAGGAAATTTTGCCTTTTGCATCCTCTTTTTATTACCATTATCTTTGCGGTTTGAAAATTCATCACTTAAAAGCAGTTCTAAGAACTCCATGTAAGA
It includes:
- a CDS encoding Imm6 family immunity protein; the encoded protein is MSKATIRARVAFYLAIAQKSFEELSKDDKGYLNTSEALDQCWSLLDYMTGLSSNTCKIQ
- a CDS encoding immunity 42 family protein, which translates into the protein MILGDPYKFSIIIDAVNEWNVDDAFDNGILIFCIDEDFFPKETITSTLKSEIHYLKEKLKNLTINEELYNMQKDKAFIEIYNITFPYDINIDNDYRFDISPQSFADNDCFVFAVSNGEQVRIMASKLDYIVEDSRHDLKGINVSETFIDISEINKIILEIDNFCGFGIK
- a CDS encoding 1,4-dihydroxy-6-naphthoate synthase is translated as MKEYDDLYCKIYVDTDLDIEQLKDKITSVVSGEKVLFRTIATAFGEIDVNINEDFDEKKRNLESDGFIYSRYYLDIEPIEGIEQQEYISHIGELLKSLWSSGLKSVAACDFEEELPQKGGYGR
- the istB gene encoding IS21-like element helper ATPase IstB gives rise to the protein MNDLMFSRLRQLKLSGFIKTVEARNEQAIKEQMSYMEFLELLLSDEFSNRKDNGNKKRMQKAKFPQIKTLEEYQFNQQPSINKRFIYNLATCEFVRKKENVAFIGPPGTGKTHLGIALGVKAISQGYNVLFTTINHMLEDLYLSRADNSFSQRLKYYTNPDLLILDELGLKKLNQNSVDDFYEIVSRRYEKGSIIITSNKVFDEWGRIFYDPVLATAILDRFIHHCHFVVIKGESYRMKQSKESLKAISTKVQENE